GACAGCAATGAATGCCGTGAAATATGCCTTAGCCGGATACATCGGCCCATACATTTATTTCAACCATCCAGAAATGTTCTTAATAACTGTGGAGAAGTGGACAGCAACAACAGCTCTCCAAGTACTTTACGATTTCGGAGCTACACTTTTAGTCATGTATCTCTTGGCGATAGCACTTACTGGCTGGTTCCAGAAAAACCTCAGAAAGGAAATAAGAGCAGTTATTGGAGCAATAGGATTTGCCGCAGCAAGCCTTCATATAGTTCCGGTTGCAATTGGAGTAGTAACTGTCGTAGGGCTTAGGCTTTTTGGGAAAAAGCTCATGGGCTGACTTCTTCTTTTGTTTTTTGCAGTTCCTCAATTATTGATTGAGTGAGGTTTTGAATGTTCTGAGCAGCATTTAAAACGGTTCTTCTGATTAGTTGAACTACAACAAAGATTATAATCATGACAATGGCTATCATCATTAAGTACTCTATAGCTGCCTGAGCCTTTCTTTTCATCCTTTCATCCTCCGAGAGCTTGGGCTATCTGCTTAGCAACAAAGCCTGAGGCTATTATAAAGCCAATTGCGACTGCAGAGGTTATTATTACAAACTCAATTATCTTATCCAAAATATACATGAGCACCTTCTTCTCTTTTTCACTGAATTCCATATGACCACCGCTTTTAGAATAATGCATAAAGGACTAATAAATCTTTAGCTAAAGAAAGAAGTAAAGGTTAATAAAGCATGACTTCAAAGCCGAGCTCACTTAGCAAATCAGCAAGCTCTTCACTGTCTACATACGCAAGGAGATGATGATTCCCAAGGGTTCCATCGATGAAATCTTTTGCTTCCATGATTTTGAGTTTCATTTGAGTTCTGCACCTGTGCTCGCTCTTTTCCTGTTCCACAACTTCAACACCTGCCACTACAACTTTTCTACCCCTAATTTTCAGGAGAGATGCTTTTCCTCTGGGAAGGCTTACTGCTACTCCAACCCCCTTTCCGCTCTCAAAGTGAGATCTAAGAATGTAATTACCTATCAAGGGTGCTGTACAGTGAGCCAATATTATATGATTTTCTCCATAGTCTGCTATATTGCCCATAAACGCAGGCTTATCAAAGAATTTCCTTATTAATACCATCCCCAATAATGAGTTTAGTTCTCCCTCACACGCAGCAGGAATTCCTTCAGCGTTAAACATTGCCAGAGCTAAACATGGAGTAGCTTTAAGCTTGTTCAGCATCTCAAAGCATCCTATTGCAAATCCATCCAAGTTATAGTCGTCAATTATCTTTCTGAGGGCTACATATATCCTACCTGCTTTCACGAGGTCTTCTCTCTGAGGTTCCTTGATTTCCTTGGCTTTTGCAATTATTTCTTCAATGGCTTTCCATCCTTCAGCTTCTGTTGTCGATTCGTAGTATTCGTAGAACTTCTTCAGGCTTATATGCACATAAGGAAGCTCAAACTTTTCATTTATAAGCCATACGGAGGTTCTTCCAATCAATCCCAACCTAAGGTTTAGGAACTTACTCAACATCTCTTTCATGTCATCATAACCAAGGATAGCGGCTTTAAGCTCATCAAAGCTTTTCACCAACGTTGCTGGGATTAACCTGTCCCTAAAATACTCCCTAAGCTCTATTGCCGCAGCAATTGAGTTATTAAATGAATCTCCAAAGAGGATTACTGGTTTTCTATAGTATGCAAACTCTTTGAGAGCATTTTCAGTACCTCCAGTTAGGGGATACAAAACTATAACATCAACGTCCTTGAAGTTTACTTCCCTTGTTTCTGACTTTGAGGATACAAACGCTCCTCCCTCAATTTCAAACTCATTGGCAAGCTTCATTAGAAATTCGGAAGCTTTCTTTTCAAAGGCTTTTGGATTTGCCAGTTCACTAATTCCAAAGGCTACTCCCACTTTCATTTTACAACCTCCAATAAAGGTTGAGAGCACTGAAATTTAAGGTTACCGTTTTAAAGTCAATGAACAATAATAAATTGTGGTGAAAATGATCCGCTTTGTGCTTGACACGAGCATCTTTGTTAATCCGGATATTAGAAATAAGTTTGGGGAAAACCCTACAGAGGCCATGAAAAAATTTTTAGAGTACGCGGAGAGGCTTTTTGGTAGGGTTGAATTCTACATGCCTCCGGGTATCTACAAAGAGGTAACTCATTTTGTTGAACTCGAAGAAGTTTCTCCCGATATTGAGCTTTATATAATCAAAAAGCCTCCCAACGTACATGACATTAAAATACCTGCTTTTGTCGTTTATGAACTCATTGACGATATTAGAAGGAGGATAGACAAAGGCCTTAGGGTTGCTGAAAAGGCTGTGAGAGAGAGTGTAATAGACACGCAAAATGTGGACGCAATAATCCAGAGACTTAGGAGAAACTACAGAAGGGCTCTACGAGAGGGAATTGTGGATAGTAAAGAAGATTTTGAGCTTATTCTTCTGGCTAAAGAACTTGATGCCACAATTGTTTCTGCAGATATTGGAATCTTAACGTGGGCTCAAAAGATGGGGATTAAGTGGATAGATGCGGCAAGGTTTAAGGAGGTTCTGGATGAACTCGTAGAAAAGATAGGGTAAATAGTCCAGAGAATCTAAATGATCACTCCTCCCAGATGCTCTTCCACTCAAATTCATCTTTTTTCTCTTGGATCTCATCAATCTCTACCTTAGGTTCTTCCTTATGGCTCATTAAAGCAAGCCATAAGAATGCAAACGGGCCGGTTAGAATGAGGAGCATGATAAAGACCAGAATCTTCTTTTGTTTTTCGTTCATGATTTTAGATTAGATCTTTAGATATATGAAAGTTTTTATAGGGAGTGCAAAAAACATCTTCAGGTGAAAAAATGAGCAATCTCATTATTAGAAAAGCCCAAGAGTCAGATTTGACTGAAATCAAAAGCCTCATGATAGAACTCATTGAAACTCTAGAAAGCCAAGAGGGCATAGATGAAAATGCTGTATTTGAGAACTGCAAAAAACTTCTAACGACTCCAAATGCATATTTACTAGTTGCAGAGTTGAACGGAAAGGTGGTAGGAGCTCTCCATTTAAACATCCGTAGAACAATTCTCCACTCTGCACCTTCTGCACTAATTGATGAACTCGTTGTATCTAAAGAACTTAGGAACCAAGGAATAGGAAGAAAATTGATAAAAGCCGCTATGGAACTATGTAAAGAGCTGAGATGCGCCGAGATTGAAGTGAGCACGGAGATTAGTAACCTCAAGGCGAGGGAATTCTACAAAAGCATGGGCTTCGAAGAGGTTGGAATCTTATTAGAAATGGATTTGGATTGAAAAAGAAAAGCTCAAATCTGATCAAGAAGCTTTTTACGTTTCTCTTCATATTCCTCTTGGGAAAGAACTCCCATATCATGAAGCTCTTTAAGCTTTTTGAGTTTTTCTAGAGGATCTTCTTGAGATTTAGGGGCTTTAATTCCTCTTTCCATACGTATGCCTCTACTCACAACTTCCTTTGGCTTGTGAATAGTCCACTCTTCGCTCATCAAATGCTTTTTCCTTTCGATTGAGACTGGTTCAACCGCAACTTCGTTTAATGCATCCCTTATCGATTCTATAGCTTTTCTCGCTTCTTCCTTATCCATTCTTTGAAGTCTAATCTCGCTACCATCTTCCTTTTTAATCAGAAACTCGGAATACAGCTTGCCGACTTTAACGTACACTTGCTCCAGTTTCTCATAGGGGATGGCCGTTAGTTCATACCTCCCCAGGATTTTCTCATCGATATACATTATTCTCCTGTCTGTAACAACAAGCCATTTTGGTTTGGCCTCTAGGCTGAACTTCTTTTTTATAGCATACAGGACTTTCTCATCGGGAGAAAGATTTTCCAAGATTCCCTTTGGAAGCTTTTCTTCCATGCAGCTCACCTCCTTCACTTTTCGCTTAGAAACTATATAACTTTGTTCATTGCAAAAAATAAAATAAAAAGGCAGTTACCTCCTTCTCCTCAAAAGCAGGGGAACAAGAGATAATATTGCAAGTAATCCTAC
Above is a window of Thermococcus alcaliphilus DNA encoding:
- a CDS encoding GNAT family N-acetyltransferase, with the translated sequence MSNLIIRKAQESDLTEIKSLMIELIETLESQEGIDENAVFENCKKLLTTPNAYLLVAELNGKVVGALHLNIRRTILHSAPSALIDELVVSKELRNQGIGRKLIKAAMELCKELRCAEIEVSTEISNLKAREFYKSMGFEEVGILLEMDLD
- a CDS encoding PH domain-containing protein, translating into MEEKLPKGILENLSPDEKVLYAIKKKFSLEAKPKWLVVTDRRIMYIDEKILGRYELTAIPYEKLEQVYVKVGKLYSEFLIKKEDGSEIRLQRMDKEEARKAIESIRDALNEVAVEPVSIERKKHLMSEEWTIHKPKEVVSRGIRMERGIKAPKSQEDPLEKLKKLKELHDMGVLSQEEYEEKRKKLLDQI
- a CDS encoding RNA ligase partner protein, giving the protein MIRFVLDTSIFVNPDIRNKFGENPTEAMKKFLEYAERLFGRVEFYMPPGIYKEVTHFVELEEVSPDIELYIIKKPPNVHDIKIPAFVVYELIDDIRRRIDKGLRVAEKAVRESVIDTQNVDAIIQRLRRNYRRALREGIVDSKEDFELILLAKELDATIVSADIGILTWAQKMGIKWIDAARFKEVLDELVEKIG
- a CDS encoding L-arabinose isomerase family protein, which codes for MKVGVAFGISELANPKAFEKKASEFLMKLANEFEIEGGAFVSSKSETREVNFKDVDVIVLYPLTGGTENALKEFAYYRKPVILFGDSFNNSIAAAIELREYFRDRLIPATLVKSFDELKAAILGYDDMKEMLSKFLNLRLGLIGRTSVWLINEKFELPYVHISLKKFYEYYESTTEAEGWKAIEEIIAKAKEIKEPQREDLVKAGRIYVALRKIIDDYNLDGFAIGCFEMLNKLKATPCLALAMFNAEGIPAACEGELNSLLGMVLIRKFFDKPAFMGNIADYGENHIILAHCTAPLIGNYILRSHFESGKGVGVAVSLPRGKASLLKIRGRKVVVAGVEVVEQEKSEHRCRTQMKLKIMEAKDFIDGTLGNHHLLAYVDSEELADLLSELGFEVMLY
- a CDS encoding class III signal peptide-containing protein, with the protein product MKRKAQAAIEYLMMIAIVMIIIFVVVQLIRRTVLNAAQNIQNLTQSIIEELQKTKEEVSP